One Deinococcus cellulosilyticus NBRC 106333 = KACC 11606 DNA segment encodes these proteins:
- a CDS encoding BamA/OMP85 family outer membrane protein, with protein MRKRLALTLALLSVPALAQQQGTLSEIRVQGADDLLSSLIKIELPFVIGDPISKVDPKLAELAVEGLGFFKSVDARLLEESGQTILVVQVEANPTITQVEIKGNTLVQSSQIQALLENQLNISAGTTLNTLRVDQSRQLLSEGYRQAGLPFAPKVQTDLAVDKDGVKLTYTIDETAPIESVKVTGNTLVTDEELQQAVAPLVQAKTFTMQVYQQALQNIANLYSRKGYQGSGPNVSGAELAGNVLTIQVRELKIGSIDTSNLGEGVQLTSKPGDFLNTQKLLDDVRAQGNRLGKYVSVEYQQDPTEPATVNVSFVLSDQATGKVEKIVINNETALTEEELRPLLRLKAGDQFNLELAQNDYMAMQRAYREKGFELVTQPNPIDFDGTTLTFNLRELRIGGYELEWKGDHRSQERLVLRELPPAGSAFNKDIFNKSLERLIRTGYVAPPEVLTKVNPEDPNSAIFVLKLTENSNRYFSPAIEYNSLGGGWSGSLAYEDNNFFGTGHSASAQVSASLNEANQPFNGQLSYSIPWLDFDFLDFATTPTSASLSVYSMVTPNLPIKRTVPGTTDTEDTGRQYSERATGFSVNLGRPITPELRVSLGYSMEWTQAYLERRAAGEGGLPDNDPDLVASFPPNGQNSQVYSNLSFDNTNFPEFPSSGFRASLGASYGFGYTGSTRLNWWQLTGGGRSYFGFGNKMDNGMDQFAVALRANAGTILGSAPASRTFVIGGSEPSDRFTLRGYDNKAFTGSNYFTASTELRYNTGLSTGFSQGLYGVAFVDVGDAWTKSSEFKVNVGYGLGVQLNLGTSSFLLPAIRLDYGFSPVNPKGKFHFRLGSFF; from the coding sequence ATGCGTAAAAGACTGGCACTCACCCTGGCCCTGCTCAGCGTTCCTGCACTGGCCCAGCAACAGGGCACCCTGAGTGAAATTCGAGTACAAGGAGCAGATGACCTGCTCAGCAGCCTGATCAAAATTGAGTTGCCTTTTGTGATTGGCGATCCCATCAGCAAAGTCGATCCCAAACTTGCTGAACTGGCCGTGGAAGGCCTGGGTTTTTTCAAATCTGTGGATGCACGTCTGCTGGAAGAAAGCGGACAGACCATTCTGGTGGTGCAGGTGGAAGCCAACCCCACCATCACCCAGGTGGAGATCAAAGGCAACACCCTGGTCCAGTCCAGCCAGATTCAGGCCCTCCTGGAGAACCAACTCAACATCTCTGCAGGCACAACCCTCAACACCCTGCGCGTGGACCAGTCCCGGCAGTTGCTGTCTGAGGGATACCGTCAGGCGGGTCTGCCTTTCGCTCCAAAAGTCCAGACCGATCTCGCTGTGGACAAAGATGGGGTGAAACTCACCTACACCATCGACGAAACGGCCCCCATTGAAAGCGTGAAAGTGACTGGCAACACCCTGGTCACAGATGAAGAACTGCAGCAAGCCGTTGCCCCTCTGGTGCAGGCCAAAACCTTCACCATGCAGGTGTACCAGCAGGCCCTGCAGAACATTGCCAATCTGTACTCACGCAAGGGGTATCAGGGCAGTGGACCCAATGTTTCTGGTGCTGAATTGGCCGGGAACGTGCTGACCATCCAAGTGCGTGAGCTGAAAATTGGCAGCATCGACACCAGCAACCTGGGCGAAGGGGTTCAGCTGACCAGCAAGCCCGGGGATTTCCTCAACACCCAGAAATTGCTCGATGACGTGCGTGCCCAGGGCAACCGACTTGGCAAGTATGTCAGTGTGGAGTACCAGCAAGACCCCACCGAACCTGCAACCGTCAATGTCAGTTTCGTGCTGTCTGATCAGGCCACAGGCAAAGTTGAAAAGATCGTCATCAACAATGAAACCGCGCTCACTGAGGAAGAGTTGCGCCCCCTGTTGCGCCTGAAAGCGGGTGACCAGTTCAACCTGGAGCTTGCCCAGAACGATTATATGGCCATGCAACGGGCCTACCGGGAAAAAGGCTTTGAACTCGTCACCCAGCCCAATCCCATCGACTTCGATGGCACCACCCTCACCTTCAACCTTCGAGAGCTGAGAATTGGTGGCTATGAACTGGAGTGGAAAGGAGACCACCGCAGCCAGGAGCGTCTGGTTCTGCGAGAGTTGCCCCCCGCAGGCAGTGCCTTTAACAAGGACATCTTCAACAAGAGCCTGGAGCGCCTGATCCGCACAGGTTACGTTGCACCACCTGAGGTCCTCACCAAGGTCAACCCTGAAGACCCCAACAGTGCCATCTTCGTTCTGAAGCTCACCGAGAACAGCAACCGTTACTTCAGCCCAGCAATTGAGTACAACAGCCTGGGTGGAGGCTGGAGTGGAAGTCTGGCTTATGAGGACAACAACTTCTTCGGAACGGGTCACAGTGCCAGTGCCCAGGTCAGTGCCAGCCTCAATGAGGCCAACCAGCCCTTCAATGGACAGCTCAGTTACAGCATTCCCTGGCTGGACTTTGATTTCCTGGATTTTGCCACCACCCCCACCAGTGCTTCTCTGAGTGTGTACTCTATGGTGACGCCCAACCTTCCCATCAAGCGAACGGTTCCTGGCACCACAGATACAGAAGACACTGGACGCCAGTACTCTGAACGTGCCACCGGCTTCAGCGTCAACCTGGGTCGACCCATCACCCCCGAGTTGCGGGTTTCACTGGGATACAGCATGGAATGGACCCAGGCCTACCTTGAACGCCGCGCTGCAGGTGAAGGTGGCCTCCCAGACAATGACCCGGATCTTGTGGCCAGTTTCCCTCCAAACGGTCAAAACAGTCAGGTCTACAGCAACCTGTCTTTTGACAACACCAACTTCCCGGAATTCCCCAGCAGTGGGTTCAGAGCCAGTCTGGGAGCCTCGTACGGGTTCGGTTACACAGGCAGCACCCGCCTGAACTGGTGGCAATTGACAGGTGGCGGCCGCAGCTATTTCGGATTTGGCAACAAGATGGACAACGGCATGGACCAGTTCGCCGTCGCCCTGAGGGCAAATGCTGGAACCATTCTGGGCTCTGCCCCCGCTTCCCGAACCTTTGTGATTGGGGGCAGTGAACCTTCTGACCGTTTCACCCTTCGTGGGTACGACAACAAAGCTTTCACTGGAAGCAATTACTTCACAGCAAGCACAGAGCTCCGGTACAACACTGGCCTTTCCACAGGGTTTTCACAGGGACTCTATGGGGTTGCTTTCGTGGATGTGGGGGATGCCTGGACCAAATCCAGCGAATTCAAAGTCAATGTGGGGTACGGCCTTGGGGTGCAATTGAACCTGGGCACTTCCAGTTTCCTGCTGCCTGCCATCCGACTGGATTATGGCTTCAGTCCCGTCAACCCGAAAGGCAAGTTCCACTTCAGGCTGGGTTCTTTCTTCTGA